The Paracoccus albus region GACAAGCAGAAGCAGGGCGCCTGGGGCGAAATGATCCTTGAGCGAATACTTGAGGAATCGGGCTTAGAGCGTGGAATTCATTACGATACGCAATCCAGTTGGACGGATGAAGACGGCAGGACATGGCGTCCGGATGTAATCGTTCGGATGCCGCAGAAGAAACTGCTGGTCGTCGACAGTAAGGTCAGTCTGATTGCCTATGAGCAGGCGGTAAATGCCGAGGATGATGCGGCGCGAACGGCAGCGCTGAAACGCCATGTAGAGGCGATACGTTCGCATGTCACGGCGCTGTCGGCCAAAGGTTATGATCAGCTTGACGACGGTGCGGTCGACTATGTTCTCATGTTCATCCCGATCGAAGGCGCGTTTTCCGAGGCCCTGCGGGTTGACCCCGGCCTTGCCAGCTTTGCGATGGATCGTCGTGTCGGTTTGACGACACCGACGACGCTGATGCTGACCCTGCGCACCGTAGAACATATCTGGATGGTTGAACGGCGCGAAAGCAACGCGTTAGAGATCGCAAAGCGCGCCGGTCAGCTTTACGACAAGGTTGCGGGCTTTGTTGATGCGCTTGATGGTGTTGGGGCGGCTTTGGGCAAGGCTACCGATGCGCATCGGGTCGCGGTAGATCGTCTGTCACGCGGCAATGGCAATGTGATCCGGCAGGTCGAAATGCTGCGCGAACTGGGCGCGCGGACGACGAAACGGCTTTCAATGGATCACGATAAGCTTGATGGGCTGCCACCGCCGGA contains the following coding sequences:
- the rmuC gene encoding DNA recombination protein RmuC; protein product: MPEILQLWLSDPLTAGRIVFVLILLLVLALIFFWRSRKQNATLNAERNVLKVELQKRDDDIRRQADQINALRVTADETGKQARAEALRAGQAETRLEDRIARLAELSEERDGLNDALYNARQTVSGLQSDLAQARLAAEKDRERAEHDLAQIRELREEMTRQFRLMADETLRVQGADMQKSHGEQLNALLNPFREQVLHFQRELRDRNRILDEEGARLREQIANIGNEASALTRALKGDKQKQGAWGEMILERILEESGLERGIHYDTQSSWTDEDGRTWRPDVIVRMPQKKLLVVDSKVSLIAYEQAVNAEDDAARTAALKRHVEAIRSHVTALSAKGYDQLDDGAVDYVLMFIPIEGAFSEALRVDPGLASFAMDRRVGLTTPTTLMLTLRTVEHIWMVERRESNALEIAKRAGQLYDKVAGFVDALDGVGAALGKATDAHRVAVDRLSRGNGNVIRQVEMLRELGARTTKRLSMDHDKLDGLPPPDEAEE